In Rhea pennata isolate bPtePen1 chromosome 34, bPtePen1.pri, whole genome shotgun sequence, one genomic interval encodes:
- the LOC134152837 gene encoding histone H2B type 3-B-like has translation MASARGGRRRSHHRHLRRRRRRRQRPSQRRRSPGKQRAGGRRGRRGRGRCSSQPIDARTLRQIRRDSKFLSSKAKGLMIHFVDDLYKRVSREAERLRKESRRPTISPEHMQAALRHVMPKRRRRQVPSAGSRNWH, from the coding sequence ATGGCttcggcgcggggcggccggaggAGATCCCACCACCGTCacctccggcggcggcggcggcggcggcagcggccgagCCAGCGCCGGCGCTCGCCGGGCAAGCAgcgcgccggggggcggcggggcaggaggggccgcgggcgctgctCCTCGCAGCCCATCGACGCCCGGACGCTCAGGCAGATCCGGCGGGACAGCAAGTTCCTGTCGAGCAAGGCCAAGGGGCTCATGATCCACTTCGTGGACGACCTGTACAAGCGGGTGTCGCGGGAAGCGGAGCGCCTGCGCAAGGAGAGCCGCCGGCCCACCATCAGCCCCGAGCACATGCAAGCCGCCCTGCGGCACGTGATGCCCAAGCGGAGGCGGAGGCAGGTGCCCAGCGCCGGCTCGAGGAACTGGCACTAA
- the LOC134152870 gene encoding zinc finger protein 436-like isoform X2 → MAAAEGPQHPVTFKEVAWYPSQRALYREAMQETTGDHLSPGDGKMSATWDSPAQVASDDGACRKDICQYHEPANICQSFQEKDREEIQACPGRETPGKCRELLLPHSLHPRERPIHHPASEKSFLARRRGTQHSHPCSDGGKSFGVFSNLLRHQRSHGGDKPYKCPDCGKGFGHSSALVTHRRIHTGEKPYQCPDCGKSFNVVSNLVRHQRSHTGEKPYKCPDCGRRCSQRSHLVTHRRLHTGERPYLCRECGKSFNVSSDLIKHRRVHTGEKPYECSDCGKRFSGSSNLLAHQRLHSGERPYTCSECGKGFTISSKLIAHQRTHSGERPYSCADCGKGFSDRPHLVRHRSAGRREKRYKCSECGKGFTTSSYLLTHQRSHTGETPFLCGVCGKSFAVVSNLARHRRVHTGEKPFRCGECGRQYSQRAHLTTHQRVHTGERPYVCADCGKGFNVNSSLTKHRRVHTGEKPYRCPECGKSFSQSSNVITHRRLHHGHGASRHPLRVDSPRE, encoded by the exons ATGGCCGCGGCGGAGGGGCCGCAG CATCCGGTGACCTTCAAGGAGGTGGCTTGGTATCCCAGCCAACGGGCTTTGTACCGGGAAGCCATGCAGGAGACCACCGGAGACCACCTCTCTCCAG GTGATGGGAAGATGAGCGCGACGTGGGACAGCCCTGCACAGGTGGCCTCGGACGATGGGGCGTGCAGAAAGGACATCTGCCAGTACCATGAGCCAGCAAACATCTGTCAGAGCTTCCAAGAGAAAGACCGAGAGGAGATCCAGGCTTGTCCTGGGAGGGAAACTCCAGGGAAGTGCAGGGAATTGCTGCTCCCGCACAGCCTTCACCCCAGGGAAAGACCCATCCATCACCCAGCCAGCGAGAAAAGCTTCCTCGCCCGGAGACGGGGGACTCAACACTCCCACCCCTGCTCCGACGGTGGGAAAAGCTTTGGGGTCTTCTCTAACTTGCTCCGTCACCAGCGGAGTCATGGCGGGGACAAGCCCTACAAATGCCCGGACTGCGGGAAGGGTTTCGGGCACAGCTCGGCGTTGGTGACCCACCGGCGCATCCACACCGGCGAGAAGCCGTACCAGTGCCCCGACTGCGGCAAGAGCTTCAACGTGGTGTCCAACCTGGTGCGTCACCAGCGAAGCCACACCGGCGAGAAGCCCTACAAGTGCCCCGACTGCGGCCGGCGCTGCAGCCAGCGGTCCCACCTGGTGACCCACCGGCGCCTGCACACGGGCGAACGCCCCTACCTGTGCCGGGAGTGCGGGAAGAGCTTCAACGTCAGCTCCGACCTCATCAAGCACCGGCGCGTCCACACCGGCGAGAAGCCCTACGAGTGCTCGGACTGCGGCAAGCGCTTCAGCGGCAGCTCCAACCTCCTCGCCCACCAGCGGCTGCACAGCGGCGAGCGGCCCTACACCTGCTCCGAGTGCGGCAAGGGCTTCACCATCAGCTCCAAGCTCATCGCCCACCAGCGGACGCACAGCGGCGAGCGGCCCTACAGCTGCGCCGACTGCGGCAAGGGCTTCAGCGACCGTCCCCACCTCGTCCGGCACCGCAGCGCCGGGCGGCGCGAGAAGCGCTACAAGTGCTCCGAGTGCGGCAAGGGCTTCACCACCAGCTCCTACCTCCTGACCCACCAGCGCAGCCACACCGGCGAGACCCCCTTTTTGTGCGGGGTGTGCGGCAAGAGTTTCGCGGTGGTCTCCAACCTGGCGCGCCACCGGCGCGTTCACACCGGCGAGAAGCCCTTCCGGTGCGGGGAGTGCGGGCGGCAGTACAGCCAGAGGGCTCATCTCACCACCCATCAGCGGGTCCACACCGGCGAGCGGCCCTACGTCTGCGCGGACTGCGGGAAGGGCTTCAACGTCAACTCGTCCCTCACCAAGCACCGCCGGGTGCACACCGGGGAGAAACCCTACCGCTGCCCCGAGTGCGGGAAGAGCTTCAGCCAGAGCTCCAACGTCATCACGCACCGACGGCTCCATCACGGCCACGGCGCCAGCCGGCACCCCCTGCGCGTGGACAGCCCCCGGGAGTGA
- the LOC134152870 gene encoding zinc finger protein ZFP2-like isoform X1 — MAAAEGPQHPVTFKEVAWYPSQRALYREAMQETTGDHLSPGTGSPSPQLDRTCSGLQLEEETGAPDPQDLSTRHTSSSSGDGKMSATWDSPAQVASDDGACRKDICQYHEPANICQSFQEKDREEIQACPGRETPGKCRELLLPHSLHPRERPIHHPASEKSFLARRRGTQHSHPCSDGGKSFGVFSNLLRHQRSHGGDKPYKCPDCGKGFGHSSALVTHRRIHTGEKPYQCPDCGKSFNVVSNLVRHQRSHTGEKPYKCPDCGRRCSQRSHLVTHRRLHTGERPYLCRECGKSFNVSSDLIKHRRVHTGEKPYECSDCGKRFSGSSNLLAHQRLHSGERPYTCSECGKGFTISSKLIAHQRTHSGERPYSCADCGKGFSDRPHLVRHRSAGRREKRYKCSECGKGFTTSSYLLTHQRSHTGETPFLCGVCGKSFAVVSNLARHRRVHTGEKPFRCGECGRQYSQRAHLTTHQRVHTGERPYVCADCGKGFNVNSSLTKHRRVHTGEKPYRCPECGKSFSQSSNVITHRRLHHGHGASRHPLRVDSPRE, encoded by the exons ATGGCCGCGGCGGAGGGGCCGCAG CATCCGGTGACCTTCAAGGAGGTGGCTTGGTATCCCAGCCAACGGGCTTTGTACCGGGAAGCCATGCAGGAGACCACCGGAGACCACCTCTCTCCAG GAACAGGCTCTCCCAGCCCCCAACTCGATAGGAcctgctctgggctgcagctAGAGGAGGAGACAGGAGCTCCAGATCCTCAGGACCTGAGCACAAGACacacctccagcagctcag GTGATGGGAAGATGAGCGCGACGTGGGACAGCCCTGCACAGGTGGCCTCGGACGATGGGGCGTGCAGAAAGGACATCTGCCAGTACCATGAGCCAGCAAACATCTGTCAGAGCTTCCAAGAGAAAGACCGAGAGGAGATCCAGGCTTGTCCTGGGAGGGAAACTCCAGGGAAGTGCAGGGAATTGCTGCTCCCGCACAGCCTTCACCCCAGGGAAAGACCCATCCATCACCCAGCCAGCGAGAAAAGCTTCCTCGCCCGGAGACGGGGGACTCAACACTCCCACCCCTGCTCCGACGGTGGGAAAAGCTTTGGGGTCTTCTCTAACTTGCTCCGTCACCAGCGGAGTCATGGCGGGGACAAGCCCTACAAATGCCCGGACTGCGGGAAGGGTTTCGGGCACAGCTCGGCGTTGGTGACCCACCGGCGCATCCACACCGGCGAGAAGCCGTACCAGTGCCCCGACTGCGGCAAGAGCTTCAACGTGGTGTCCAACCTGGTGCGTCACCAGCGAAGCCACACCGGCGAGAAGCCCTACAAGTGCCCCGACTGCGGCCGGCGCTGCAGCCAGCGGTCCCACCTGGTGACCCACCGGCGCCTGCACACGGGCGAACGCCCCTACCTGTGCCGGGAGTGCGGGAAGAGCTTCAACGTCAGCTCCGACCTCATCAAGCACCGGCGCGTCCACACCGGCGAGAAGCCCTACGAGTGCTCGGACTGCGGCAAGCGCTTCAGCGGCAGCTCCAACCTCCTCGCCCACCAGCGGCTGCACAGCGGCGAGCGGCCCTACACCTGCTCCGAGTGCGGCAAGGGCTTCACCATCAGCTCCAAGCTCATCGCCCACCAGCGGACGCACAGCGGCGAGCGGCCCTACAGCTGCGCCGACTGCGGCAAGGGCTTCAGCGACCGTCCCCACCTCGTCCGGCACCGCAGCGCCGGGCGGCGCGAGAAGCGCTACAAGTGCTCCGAGTGCGGCAAGGGCTTCACCACCAGCTCCTACCTCCTGACCCACCAGCGCAGCCACACCGGCGAGACCCCCTTTTTGTGCGGGGTGTGCGGCAAGAGTTTCGCGGTGGTCTCCAACCTGGCGCGCCACCGGCGCGTTCACACCGGCGAGAAGCCCTTCCGGTGCGGGGAGTGCGGGCGGCAGTACAGCCAGAGGGCTCATCTCACCACCCATCAGCGGGTCCACACCGGCGAGCGGCCCTACGTCTGCGCGGACTGCGGGAAGGGCTTCAACGTCAACTCGTCCCTCACCAAGCACCGCCGGGTGCACACCGGGGAGAAACCCTACCGCTGCCCCGAGTGCGGGAAGAGCTTCAGCCAGAGCTCCAACGTCATCACGCACCGACGGCTCCATCACGGCCACGGCGCCAGCCGGCACCCCCTGCGCGTGGACAGCCCCCGGGAGTGA